The proteins below come from a single Pirellulales bacterium genomic window:
- the hemE gene encoding uroporphyrinogen decarboxylase, producing MDSALTNSGRLRIAAFENRRAVELSSLIEQFGGIPLIAAAMREAAPAKNPEAVDFANRVMTGQVDTIIFTTEGGVRRLVEQVERHVDRQRFLMAISDVVTISRGPKPAAALRQFGILPTYITAEPHTWREILQTVDHYVSLANLTVGLQEHGEPNASLLAGLEARGAAVINLKLYRWELPNDTAPLEAVLRQTARGEIDVILFTSGQQATNILNVAERHNFADQLRQGIRSAVVGSIGPSTSAMLRQLDLSVDAQPDHATMSALVETVATRAAGLLAKKRWLSNAIPATAKSTTIAETKLASALDVSDPAYQSAFLKACRSEAVPYTPIWLMRQAGRYMPEYRAVREKVGFLELCKDPALCAEVMITAVKRLGVDAAIIFSDLLPILEPMGLELEFAAGEGPVIHNPVREARDVDRVLELESVESLSFAMEAVRLTREGLPRGLPVIGFAGAPFTLASYVIEGGASRNFLHTKTLMYRDSGAWTVLMSRLSRAITRYLNAQIAAGAHCVQLFDSWVGCLSPDDYRRFVLPHVKCIIEGLIPGIPVINFATGNPALIPLQTEAGGSVVGIDWRIRLDDAWRAVGHDRAIQGNLEPAVLFADRNELRRRAKEILDQAASRPGHIFNLGHGILPQTPVDHAVALVDAVHELSAK from the coding sequence ATGGACTCCGCATTAACCAATTCGGGCAGACTGCGCATTGCTGCCTTCGAGAATCGCCGCGCGGTCGAACTGTCATCGCTCATTGAACAATTCGGCGGAATTCCGCTCATCGCGGCCGCCATGCGAGAGGCCGCGCCCGCCAAAAACCCTGAGGCCGTCGACTTTGCGAACCGCGTCATGACCGGCCAGGTTGACACGATCATTTTTACCACGGAAGGCGGCGTCCGGCGGTTAGTCGAGCAAGTCGAGCGTCACGTCGATCGGCAGCGATTTCTAATGGCGATCTCCGATGTCGTTACGATTTCGCGCGGCCCCAAGCCCGCGGCAGCACTGCGCCAATTTGGCATTCTTCCAACTTATATTACCGCTGAACCGCACACTTGGCGAGAAATCTTGCAGACGGTCGATCACTATGTCTCTCTGGCCAATCTAACCGTCGGATTGCAAGAGCACGGCGAACCGAACGCTAGTTTGCTCGCTGGATTGGAAGCACGCGGCGCAGCGGTGATCAACTTGAAGTTGTACCGTTGGGAATTGCCCAATGATACTGCGCCTCTGGAAGCAGTGCTGAGGCAAACAGCTCGTGGGGAAATCGACGTCATACTGTTCACTTCCGGCCAACAAGCGACCAATATCCTGAACGTTGCCGAACGTCACAATTTCGCCGATCAACTGCGTCAAGGCATCCGTTCGGCTGTCGTTGGTTCCATCGGTCCCAGCACCAGCGCGATGTTGCGGCAACTCGATTTATCCGTGGATGCACAGCCCGACCATGCCACGATGTCGGCGCTTGTCGAAACGGTTGCAACGCGCGCCGCCGGATTGTTGGCGAAGAAGCGTTGGCTATCGAATGCAATTCCTGCCACGGCAAAATCCACAACGATTGCGGAAACGAAACTAGCCAGTGCGTTGGACGTCAGCGATCCGGCCTATCAAAGCGCGTTCCTTAAAGCCTGCCGCAGCGAAGCCGTGCCGTACACGCCGATTTGGCTGATGCGTCAAGCCGGCAGATATATGCCCGAATATCGGGCGGTTCGCGAAAAGGTCGGTTTTCTTGAACTTTGCAAGGATCCCGCCCTTTGCGCCGAGGTAATGATCACTGCAGTGAAGCGGTTGGGGGTCGATGCCGCGATCATCTTTTCCGATCTGCTGCCAATTCTGGAACCGATGGGCCTCGAGTTGGAATTCGCAGCGGGAGAAGGTCCGGTAATTCACAATCCCGTGCGCGAAGCGCGCGATGTCGATCGCGTGCTGGAACTGGAAAGTGTCGAATCTCTCAGTTTTGCAATGGAAGCGGTGCGTCTCACTCGCGAAGGTTTGCCGCGCGGCCTGCCGGTGATCGGCTTTGCCGGCGCCCCGTTCACATTGGCAAGCTATGTGATCGAAGGTGGAGCGAGCAGAAACTTCTTGCATACGAAAACGCTGATGTACCGCGACAGCGGCGCATGGACCGTGCTGATGAGCCGTTTGTCCCGCGCCATTACGCGGTATCTCAACGCTCAAATTGCCGCCGGCGCCCATTGCGTGCAACTATTCGATAGCTGGGTCGGCTGCCTCAGCCCCGACGATTACCGCCGCTTCGTCCTGCCGCACGTAAAGTGCATCATCGAGGGCCTCATTCCAGGCATTCCGGTCATCAATTTCGCTACTGGCAATCCTGCGCTTATCCCACTGCAAACCGAAGCCGGCGGCAGCGTGGTCGGCATCGATTGGCGAATTCGCCTCGATGATGCCTGGCGAGCGGTCGGCCACGACCGCGCCATTCAGGGAAATTTGGAACCTGCCGTGCTGTTTGCTGACCGAAATGAGCTACGCCGGCGGGCCAAGGAAATCCTGGACCAAGCCGCCAGCCGCCCTGGACACATCTTCAACCTCGGCCACGGCATCTTGCCGCAAACGCCAGTCGATCACGCGGTAGCCCTGGTCGACGCCGTGCATGAACTGAGCGCGAAGTAG
- a CDS encoding DUF1559 domain-containing protein, which produces MRCIDRHFKLHRTPASLLLRRGFTLVELLIVIAIIGLLIALLLPAIQAARESARRTKCANNLRQIGMALHNHVAVKKKFPVGADSKPYNLLPFTPHNFFRWSALAHLTPYLEQSAAHHGLDFNLPLYSITGNLFQSSQNQAVVKLLLPEFLCPSDKETRLRDSFGPTNYAACSGTGIGGGTPFETDGLFYVNSRTSLADITDGASKTIAFSEGTLGEVIAGIRQRSQVAPKTAYAFSQSVPLTENSCNAVSTSWNYQDPAGFAWVSGEYRCALYNHHGTPNAPEFDCMAALVTAPITELYAAYGWRAARSYHNGGVNALLADGAVHFIPDGVNGVIWKEIATRSGGESSLSDLQ; this is translated from the coding sequence CCGGGGCTTCACGCTCGTTGAGTTGTTGATCGTCATTGCAATCATCGGGCTGCTGATCGCGTTGTTGCTGCCTGCGATCCAAGCCGCGCGCGAATCGGCGCGCCGAACCAAGTGTGCCAACAATTTGCGGCAAATCGGCATGGCGCTGCACAATCACGTAGCCGTCAAGAAGAAATTTCCCGTTGGTGCCGATTCGAAGCCGTACAATCTATTGCCGTTTACACCGCATAATTTTTTCCGCTGGTCGGCGCTGGCTCATCTGACGCCGTACCTGGAACAATCGGCAGCTCACCATGGCCTAGACTTTAATCTTCCGCTTTACTCGATTACAGGCAACTTATTTCAATCGAGTCAGAATCAAGCCGTCGTGAAGCTACTGTTACCAGAATTTCTTTGTCCGAGCGACAAAGAAACGCGGCTCCGCGACAGCTTTGGACCGACAAATTACGCGGCATGTTCCGGCACTGGCATTGGCGGCGGAACACCCTTCGAAACGGACGGCCTATTTTATGTGAATTCGCGAACGAGTCTTGCCGACATCACGGATGGTGCTAGTAAGACGATTGCATTTTCGGAAGGCACGCTGGGCGAAGTCATTGCAGGCATCCGTCAGCGCTCGCAAGTAGCTCCCAAAACTGCGTACGCCTTCTCGCAATCAGTGCCGCTGACCGAAAATTCGTGCAATGCCGTGAGCACTTCTTGGAACTATCAGGATCCTGCCGGTTTCGCGTGGGTGAGCGGGGAGTATCGCTGCGCGCTTTATAATCACCACGGGACGCCAAACGCGCCCGAGTTCGACTGCATGGCCGCGCTGGTTACTGCGCCGATTACTGAGCTGTATGCCGCTTATGGCTGGCGAGCCGCTCGAAGTTATCACAATGGCGGAGTCAACGCGTTGTTGGCCGACGGGGCGGTCCATTTCATTCCCGATGGCGTGAACGGCGTGATTTGGAAGGAGATCGCCACCCGGTCAGGCGGCGAATCGAGTTTGTCGGATTTGCAATGA